A section of the Triticum dicoccoides isolate Atlit2015 ecotype Zavitan chromosome 7A, WEW_v2.0, whole genome shotgun sequence genome encodes:
- the LOC119329806 gene encoding peptidyl-prolyl cis-trans isomerase CYP59-like produces the protein MSVLMVTSVGDIELDLHTDLCPLTTKNFLKLCKMKYYNGCLFHKVEKDFLAQSGDPTGTGSGGDSVYKYLYGDQARFFNDEIRPELRHSKTGTIAMASAGENCNASQFYITLRDDVDYLDDKHTVFGTVAEGLDTLTKINEAYVDDKGRPFKDIRIKHTYILDDPFDDPPQLAELIPENSPLGKPRDEVAEERLEDSWVPLDETVDPGQLEELIRSKEAHANAVILESVGDIPDAEVKPPDNVLFVCKLNPVTQDEDLYTIFSRFGSVTSAEIIRDFKTGDSLCYAFIEFEAKEACERAYFKMDNCLIDDRRIHVDFSQSVSKLWGQFRQSKRNGNKDGCFKCGAPDHIARDCDQDGEQKPKAPNYVLKDDNTQRGGNNRRSYDFVFEDDTAHRNTDRRKVQKVDDQRSQLPPRGDRDRNSSRERSQTDEKGGRQSKEGVVSRGGRRPEDHHSHDRSGGRGSGRHDDRDYSKQHSRSRNMDGGEEDYKRRSGAGRYDRDDKPDGDRRHRDDDDRGKGDRHRRDERDRRARSPDADRHRREDAGHREVSRHRERRHRDDR, from the exons ATGTCGGTCCTGATGGTCACGAGCGTGGGCGACATCGAGCTGGATCTCCACACCGACCTGTGCCCCCTCACCACCAAGAACTTCCTCAAGCTCTGCAA AATGAAGTATTATAATGGGTGTCTGTTCCACAAGGTCGAGAAGGATTTCTTGGCACAATCTGGAGACCCGACTGGAACTGGCAGTGGTGGTGATTCCGTGTACAA GTACCTTTATGGTGATCAAGCTCGATTTTTTAATGATGAGATCCGTCCAGAATTAAGACACTCAAAAACTGGCACTATTGCTATGGCAAGTGCTGGTGAGAATTGCAATGCCTCACAG TTCTACATCACCTTGCGGGATGATGTCGACTACCTTGACGACAAGCACACG GTCTTTGggacagttgctgaaggtcttgaCACACTGACAAAGATAAATGAAGCATACGTTGATGATAAAGGAAGACCGTTTAAGGACATAAG GATTAAACATACATATATCTTGGATGATCCTTTTGATGATCCTCCTCAGCTTGCTGAACTTATTCCTGAGAATTCTCCATTGGGAAAGCCACGTGATGAG GTTGCAGAAGAGCGCCTAGAGGATAGCTGGGTCCCTCTAGATGAAACAGTGGATCCTGGTCAGCTTGAGGAGCTGATCCGCTCTAAAGAAGCACATGCTAATGCAGTGATCCTTGAGAGC GTTGGAGACATTCCAGATGCTGAGGTCAAACCACCAGATAATGTTTTATTTGTTTGCAAACTCAACCCAGTGACACAG gatgaagatttatataCAATCTTCTCGCGTTTTGGAAGTGTGACATC AGCTGAAATAATTCGTGACTTCAAGACTGGGGATAGTTTATGCTATGCTTTCATTG AATTCGAGGCAAAGGAGGCATGCGAACGTGCATATTTCAAG ATGGATAATTGCCTGATTGATGATCGGAGGATCCATGTTGATTTTAGCCAAAGTGTTTCAAAATTGTGGGGTCAGTTCAGACAAAGTAAACGAAATGGAAATAAAG ATGGTTGCTTCAAGTGTGGTGCTCCAGATCACATAGCCCGAGATTGTGACCAGGATGGTGAGCAGAAACCTAAAGCCCCAAATTATGTTCTGAAAGATGATAACACTCAGCGAGGCGGGAATAACCGTCGAAG TTATGATTTCGTCTTCGAGGATGATACTGCTCATCGGAATACTGACCGAAGAAAGGTTCAAAAAGTAGATGACCAGAGATCGCAGCTACCGCCTCGTGGCGACCGCGATAGGAACAGCAGCAGGGAGAGAAGTCAGACCGACGAGAAAGGAGGCCGGCAAAGCAAAGAGGGTGTTGTGAGCCGAGGAGGTCGGAGGCCAGAAGACCACCACAGTCACGACAGATCTGGTGGTCGAGGCTCTGGTAGGCACGACGACCGTGACTACAGCAAGCAACATAGCAGGAGCAGAAACATGGATGGCGGTGAAGAAGACTACAAACGGAGATCAGGAGCTGGTCGATACGACAGGGATGATAAGCCCGACGGTGACCGGCGCCACCGGGACGATGATGACCGTGGGAAGGGCGATCGTCACAGGAGAGACGAGCGTGACCGCAGGGCACGGAGCCCTGATGCTGATAGACATAGAAGGGAAGACGCCGGACACCGCGAGGTCAGCAGGCACAGGGAGAGGCGGCACCGGGATGATAGATAG
- the LOC119327423 gene encoding transcription factor HHO1-like, giving the protein MRGFERRGVRQYNRSDEPRMRWTEELHRQFIEAVDCLGGQDEATPKRILQLMGAKGVSISQVKSHLQMYRSSSSNTNSNGGPPNASVDRRRGHRAINTSWNGHGNDMAAASGRIDASSCTVPPHGHRSSPPYQIPSIEEVLKSWEQSRGRLPWNSIMPSEKATSWARHADSRTRQKSQQPTAGCDLTLSIGRCKEEAMVVSSDADVSSTTTEESAAVPAGLNLDLNLDLTVSTSWL; this is encoded by the exons ATGAGAGGGTTCGAGAGGAGAGGCGTCCGGCAGTACAACCGGTCGGACGAGCCGCGGATGCGGTGGACGGAGGAGCTTCACCGGCAGTTCATCGAGGCCGTGGACTGCCTCGGCGGCCAGGACG AGGCAACGCCAAAGCGAATTCTTCAGCTGATGGGCGCCAAGGGAGTCAGCATATCTCAAGTCAAGAGCCATCTCCAGATGTACAGATCAAGCTCTAGCAACACCAACAGCAACGGTGGTCCACCCAATGcgtccgtggatcgccgccggggtCACCGTGCCATCAACACGTCGTGGAATGGCCATGGGAACGATATGGCGGCGGCTTCGGGCAGAATCGACGCTTCTTCTTGCACCGTGCCTCCCCACGGCCACCGCTCGTCGCCGCCGTACCAAAT TCCGTCGATCGAAGAGGTTCTCAAGAGCTGGGAGCAGAGTAGAGGGCGGCTGCCATGGAACTCCATCATGCCATCAGAGAAG GCGACCAGCTGGGCACGTCACGCTGACAGCAGAACACGTCAGAAGAGTCAGCAGCCGACGGCAGGATGTGACCTGACGCTGTCGATCGGCCGGTGCAAGGAGGAGGCCATGGTCGTGAGCAGCGACGCCGACGTCTCGAGCACGACCACCGAAGAGTCTGCGGCCGTGCCCGCTGGTCTGAACCTTGACCTGAACCTCGACCTCACTGTCTCAACTTCTTGGCTCTGA